One Arachis hypogaea cultivar Tifrunner chromosome 18, arahy.Tifrunner.gnm2.J5K5, whole genome shotgun sequence genomic window, aataggagttttgaatgctgtcctgtatgcccagagtgtgtcttctagctttctagcccaatcttttctagtGACTCCCACAGTCTTCTCTAAAATCCTCTTCAAATCCCTATTTACAAGTTCTACTTGGccattggtctgtgggtgataaggtgtggctactttatgcatcACCGCATATTTGTGAAGTAATTTCTCcatctgtttattgcagaaatgactgCCACCATCACTGACAAGTCCCTTAGGCACcccatatctagtgaaaatgtgcttcttcaggaattgaaggacaatttgtgcatcacatgtggttgtggctattgcttccacccactttcaGACATACTCCTCTACTACCAAAATATATTTGAAAGAGTAAGAGAGCGGAAATAGGCCTATGAAATTAATGCCCCAAAGATCAAATAGTTCCACTTCTAGGATGTATTTCtaaggcatctcattccttcttgtcaatcctcaagctctttggcattcattacattggtgaacaaactctctggcatccttgaagatggttggccaataaaatctgcTTTGCAGTACTTTGGCAGCTGTTCTCTCCgatccaaagtgtccaccataggctgaaccatgacagtgccacaaTATATCTCTCATCTCAGTTTcagggacacacctcctaatcattcTATCCAGACATCTTTTGAACAAAAATGGTTCATCCTACAAGAACTTCCTAGCTTCATTGAGTAGCTTTTTCACTTTTTGCTTGGAGAGTTCTTGAGGGATCTTTCTTCCCGccttgtaatttgctatgtcagcaaaccaaggtgcttgttgaaCTTGGAAAATATGTTCATCAGGAAATTTCTCTTTCACTTGCTGTGGTACGTCTTGATTGGTCTTTTGTGGCACTCTTGACAGATGATCTGCCACCTGATTCTCGCTCCCCTTTCTATCTCttacttcaatgtcaaattcttatagcagtagcacccatctgatgagtctagGATTTGCATCCTGTTTAGACATAAGATACTTGAGagtagcatgatcagtatacactataacttttgaaccaatcaagtattgtctaaacttatcaaatgcatatacaatggctagtagctctttctcagtggtggtataatttttctatgcttcattcaacaccttgctaacataatatataacatgatgcaatttgtctttcttttgccccaatacagcaccaattgcaaagtcacttgcatcacacataagttcaaaaggtagtccTAATCAGGAGGTGTGATGATTAGTGCTGTGCTGAGTTTtctctttaaagtttcaaaggcatgcttgcaattgtcatcaaagatgaaaggaCTATCAATCattagcaaattgctcaatggttttgctatttttgaaaaatctttgatgaatctcctgtaaaaaccagtATGTCCAAGAAAACTcattactgctttcacattaacaggtataggaagcttttcaatgatttctattttagctttatcaacttctatacctttgcttgaaaccttatacccaagaactatcccttcaggaacTATGAAATGGCATATCTCCAAATTCAAtaccaggttagtttcttggtatcttttcaaaacaagagttaaatgtTGCAAGAAAGTGTTGAATGAATTGCCAAAGaccgaaaaatcatccatgaagacttctaaaattttttccaccatgtcagagaatatagaaagcatacacctttgaaaagttgcaggggcattgcacagaccaaagggcatccttctgtaagcaaaaactccaaatggacaggtgaaggaagtcttttcttgatccttgcgatccaccactatttgattgtacccagagtacccatccaagaagcaataataggcatggccagccaatctttccagcatctggtcaatgaatgggagaggaaagtaatctttccttgtagcatcattcaatcttctataatctatgcacatcctccacccagtcactatcctggtggggatcaactcattcttctcattggtgatgcctgtcattcctcccttctttggtacaacttgaactagactcacccatgagctgtcagaaattggaaagattatcccagcattccatagcttcatgacttctttttgaaccacatccttcatggctgggttgagTCTTCATTGGGGTTGAACTACAGGCCTTGAATCTTCCTCCAATATAATTTTGTACATACAGATGGTAGGGCTTATGCCCTTGATATCATCAATGGTCCACCCCAAGGCTGTCTTGTGAGCTTTCAACACTTCGATGagctttgtttcttcttctatgTTCAGAGAGGAATTTATGATTACTGGTAAAGCATCTGTTTTCCCAAGGAATACATACTTGAGATAAGGGGGGAGaggctttaattcttgttttggcaCCTCCTCTGTCTTGTCTTGTTCCACCTCTTTCTCAATGGAAATTTCAGCTACTTGTTCTTCCATTATCTCTTGATctccttccccttcttcttcttgttgctcGTGATAATTGGCTTccaacatttcttccaccaaacctTCTATCATATCTACTCTCATGTAGTTCTCTTGCTCAGGGggatgttgcattgatttgagaacattgatgaccatttgctcattgtgcacCCTGAAGGTAATTTCTCCCTTTTCTACATCAATAatagctcttgttgtggctagaaatggtcttcccaggaTAATTGAGTTGTTTTCTTCCTCTTCTGTGTCCAAAATCACAAtgtctgcagggaagataaactctccaaccttcaCCAATAGATTTTCCACAactccattgggtgtcttgattgatctatcggcCATCACCAGTGACATCCTGGTAGGTTTGCTTTTTACTATGGaaagctttctcatcattgagaggggCATCAAGTTAATACTAGCACCTAGATCGCAGAGAGCTTTTTCCAATGTCATCTTGCCTATTGTGCATGAAACCacgaagctccctggatctttaagctttggtggaatacccctttggatcacagcactgcattcttcagtgagcataatGGGCTCCTTCTCATGCCAGCTTCTCTTTTTGttaatgagctccttcaagaactttgcatacAGAGGCATatgctctaatgcctcagcaagtGGGATATTAATCTCCAGCTTCTTGAAGACCTCAAAGAACTTAGGGAATTGTTGATCCTTGAGTTCTTTTTGtagcctttgaggatatggcagaggAGGTGTGTAAGCCTTCACAACCTTCCTCTGGTCTTGAGATGGTTCCTCCATTACTTGCTTCCCTTTTCTTGACTCTTGTGGTTGCTCATCTTTTTCTTTAAGCTTCTCTTTGTCCTTCTTGTTAAGTATAGCCTCTTCCTTGTTGCTGGCCTCATCATTCACAGTTGGCTTCTTGTCATTCTCCATAGGCTTCTTATTGGCTTCTTTGTCATTCACCAAGattcttccacttcttaattgaatagctttgcattcttctttcagatttggaatggtatcacttgggagtgagcttgtTGGCTTTTCAATCACTGCTTGGTTAGACAGTTGCCCAATCTGGCTTTCTAAGTTTTTTATTGAGGCTTCATGATTCTTGCTTGTCAGTTCCTGATGTTTCATCATCTTTTCTATTAGTATCTCCAGGTTTGATATTCTTTGAGTATCTTATGGTATTTGTGgctggttgtggggtgttgaaggaggatgataggtgttttggttagtggctgggttattgggtggataatagcTGGAATTTGGGTAGTTATTTCGGGGTTTTCTGTATGGATTGTGGTTAGTGTTTTGCTTGTTACTGTGGTTTGTGTAGGTTGTGttttttgagttgttttgggttGAATTTTCTGCCAGGGCTGCTGGTTTTgattgtggttatctccccatcttagGTTTGGATGATTCTTCCAAGAGGGGTTGTGTGTGTCTCCATAGAATCCATTCTGGCTGgatccttggttgtgcatgtagtTCACTTGTTCCTGTTGCTGATATTCACCATTTTCCTCATTTTATCCCCACCCAGTTGGTGGTTGATTGGTGACATTCACTGATGCAACTTAtaagctatcaatcctcttggccatctgctcaaattgttgctggatttgctgctgcatcaccttgttttgagctagaatagtgtccactccttccaactctagTACTCCCTTTCTTTAagctggttggcgttgcctttgatgagaaaagaagtattgattgtttgccaccatatctatgaggttttgggcttcctctgttGTCTTCATTAGCTGCAATAAGCCTCCTACTGAATGGTCTAGTACTTCCTGAGCTTTTAGAGTCAATCCTTCAGAGAAATTCTGAAgtatgtcccattcattgaacatttcaagGGGGCATTTTCTAATCagggccttgtatctctcccatgcctcatagagggaTTTTGCATCCATCtgtgtgaaggtttgcacctctgtcTTTAATCTGATAaacctttgaggtgggtagaacttggctaggaacttattcactagatcctcccaactagtgatgctttgttgtggaaaagcttcaagccattgaacAGCCTTGTCCCTCAATGAAAATGGGAACAGCAACAATTTGTATAtatctggatgcacaccattggatttcattgtgtcacagatcctcaagaaagtaGGTAAAtgctgatttggatcttctaatgGACTTTCTCCATAGGAGTAGTTGTTTTGTActaaggtgatgagttggggtttcaattcaaagttgtttgcattgatatttcgggtaaggatgctactcccacaatgccttgaaTTAGCAAATGTacatgaagccaagac contains:
- the LOC112770127 gene encoding uncharacterized protein, which encodes MENDKKPTVNDEASNKEEAILNKKDKEKLKEKDEQPQESRKGKQVMEEPSQDQRKVVKAYTPPLPYPQRLQKELKDQQFPKFFEVFKKLEINIPLAEALEHMPLYAKFLKELINKKRSWHEKEPIMLTEECSKMTLEKALCDLGASINLMPLSMMRKLSIVKSKPTRMSLVMADRSIKTPNGVVENLLVKVGEFIFPADIVILDTEEEENNSIILGRPFLATTRAIIDVEKGEITFRVHNEQMVINVLKSMQHPPEQENYMRVDMIEGLVEEMLEANYHEQQEEEGEGDQEIMEEQVAEISIEKEVEQDKTEEVPKQELKPLPPYLKYVFLGKTDALPVIINSSLNIEEETKLIEVLKAHKTALGWTIDDIKGISPTICMYKIILEEDSRPVVQPQ